In one Oligoflexus sp. genomic region, the following are encoded:
- a CDS encoding M48 family metalloprotease, translating to MNSSKRRLARDVLAFGLFLTTLGSCSWGSQPKAEQAETQPDAEQQKKLDEARAELEIGRNMAGRLLKFYGAYPDEKLVRYVNEVGNFVAKYSDFPDRRYMFEVYNSETVNAFACPGGYILVSLGAIKNASNEAELAHVLGHEVAHVGHKHMYNALNKMTKEELDKNAAAGSQATEVPEETKARMRPEPEQSELGSTLAKYLSGSAAGLNILQAAKAGMSVIMEKGLGAELEFAADQEGTRYAVGAGYYPKALINFLCRMEVSRGKPKDYCLKETVAKTEPTTVLDKTHPAVPLRVSNIKSVLVSMKADEIIGAKGKKRFMVMKERTLKGAAKKAQVDNETDGKE from the coding sequence ATGAACAGTTCAAAGCGGCGATTGGCGCGCGATGTCCTGGCTTTCGGACTCTTCCTGACCACGTTGGGTTCCTGCTCGTGGGGCAGTCAACCTAAAGCTGAGCAGGCGGAAACGCAGCCGGATGCCGAGCAGCAGAAGAAATTGGATGAAGCGCGAGCCGAGCTGGAAATCGGTCGAAACATGGCGGGCCGCCTTTTGAAGTTCTATGGCGCCTATCCTGACGAAAAGCTCGTGCGCTATGTGAACGAGGTAGGGAACTTCGTGGCCAAATACAGCGATTTCCCTGATCGCCGTTACATGTTCGAAGTCTATAACAGTGAAACGGTGAATGCCTTCGCCTGTCCCGGCGGCTATATCCTCGTTTCGCTCGGGGCCATAAAAAACGCCTCGAATGAAGCGGAACTCGCCCATGTGCTGGGTCATGAGGTGGCTCATGTCGGGCATAAGCACATGTATAATGCCCTGAATAAGATGACCAAGGAAGAGTTGGATAAGAACGCTGCCGCCGGATCCCAGGCCACCGAAGTGCCCGAGGAAACCAAGGCGCGCATGCGCCCCGAACCCGAGCAATCCGAGCTGGGGTCCACCCTGGCCAAATATCTTTCGGGCAGCGCTGCGGGTTTGAATATTCTGCAGGCGGCCAAGGCCGGTATGTCGGTGATCATGGAAAAAGGCCTGGGCGCTGAACTGGAATTTGCCGCGGATCAGGAAGGCACGCGCTATGCGGTCGGTGCCGGCTATTATCCGAAGGCTCTCATCAACTTCCTTTGCCGCATGGAAGTCAGCCGCGGCAAGCCCAAGGATTACTGCCTGAAGGAAACCGTGGCCAAGACCGAACCCACGACGGTTTTGGATAAGACGCATCCGGCTGTTCCTTTGCGCGTGAGCAACATCAAAAGCGTGCTGGTGTCGATGAAGGCGGATGAAATCATCGGAGCCAAAGGCAAAAAGCGCTTTATGGTGATGAAGGAAAGAACCCTGAAAGGGGCGGCGAAAAAAGCTCAAGTCGATAACGAAACAGATGGAAAGGAATAA
- a CDS encoding outer membrane protein has protein sequence MTRQFATLSILALSSFAAAQAFADGVAIKPKVIHSQVQTDAEAYRVGPLSRPLNGTSDESITGLGFGVDFDFKLDDRARFGSEIAVTNYEEDDTKASDMGISGYFAYDFISQSNMTFYGKGGLSLHQFAFEDFNSASLLNGDIGAGLTFALADNLDLGGEYRYSTTLGKGDMSTEDSDDIELKDVSIERNDLSAFLSFKF, from the coding sequence ATGACTCGTCAGTTTGCAACTCTGTCCATCCTCGCCCTCAGTAGCTTCGCAGCGGCCCAGGCCTTTGCCGACGGCGTCGCGATCAAACCCAAAGTGATTCACAGCCAGGTCCAGACCGACGCAGAAGCTTACCGCGTGGGACCGCTCAGCCGGCCCTTGAACGGCACTTCGGATGAATCCATCACAGGTCTCGGTTTCGGTGTGGACTTTGATTTTAAGCTCGATGACCGCGCCCGCTTCGGCAGTGAAATCGCCGTGACCAACTACGAAGAGGATGACACCAAGGCCTCGGACATGGGGATTTCAGGATACTTCGCCTATGATTTTATTTCGCAAAGCAACATGACATTCTACGGCAAGGGCGGCCTCAGCCTTCACCAGTTCGCCTTCGAGGATTTCAACTCGGCCTCGCTTCTGAACGGTGACATCGGCGCCGGCCTCACCTTCGCCTTGGCTGACAACCTGGATCTGGGCGGCGAATACCGCTACAGCACGACTCTGGGCAAAGGCGATATGAGCACGGAAGATTCCGACGATATCGAGCTGAAGGACGTTTCCATCGAACGCAATGACCTCTCGGCCTTCCTCTCGTTCAAGTTCTAA
- a CDS encoding DUF2167 domain-containing protein — protein sequence MMILRRLFLVWVALCCQFPSHVALGASLYRLDDEYFSMRLDPNLRFIDAEETVRIMIKDWGNPAAHVMEQNPLGMIVAQNFPQDSRWGIVITASHDGHVPDKDAPRMDEDNLLQILRKEYLRMNKQRKAAGAAPVTSLDWALEPQYNAADHHITWAKELGFGKGGSRTLNYAVRILGRENAIHLNAVGPMDQLDSITRSMQSVIAGAAFDDGYRYEDFNPLYHRTANYGIQGLVAGQPQMRVTRIQNLWQNLVGSSNLMIAGLFGFAIMLGRWLTRRRLPEF from the coding sequence ATGATGATTTTGCGTCGGCTCTTTTTGGTCTGGGTGGCTCTTTGCTGTCAGTTTCCATCGCATGTGGCTTTGGGCGCCTCGCTCTATCGCCTTGACGATGAATACTTCTCCATGCGTCTTGATCCCAATCTTCGATTCATAGATGCGGAAGAAACAGTCCGTATCATGATCAAGGACTGGGGCAATCCCGCGGCGCATGTCATGGAACAAAATCCCCTCGGTATGATCGTCGCGCAGAACTTTCCTCAGGATTCACGCTGGGGCATCGTGATCACGGCGTCGCATGATGGACATGTGCCCGACAAGGACGCGCCGCGGATGGACGAGGATAATCTTCTGCAGATTCTGCGGAAGGAATATCTGCGCATGAATAAGCAGAGAAAAGCCGCGGGCGCTGCGCCGGTCACGAGCCTCGATTGGGCTCTGGAGCCCCAGTATAACGCCGCGGATCATCATATCACCTGGGCCAAAGAACTTGGCTTCGGCAAAGGCGGTTCCCGCACTCTGAATTATGCCGTGCGCATACTCGGTCGCGAAAACGCGATTCATCTGAATGCTGTTGGCCCCATGGATCAGCTGGACAGCATCACGCGGTCCATGCAGTCCGTCATAGCGGGTGCTGCCTTCGATGATGGCTATCGCTACGAGGATTTCAATCCTCTCTATCATCGGACAGCGAATTACGGGATCCAGGGCCTGGTGGCCGGTCAACCGCAGATGCGCGTCACACGTATTCAAAATCTTTGGCAGAACCTTGTCGGTTCATCCAATCTTATGATCGCGGGCCTCTTTGGATTTGCGATTATGCTGGGCCGTTGGCTCACCCGTCGCCGCCTGCCTGAATTCTGA
- a CDS encoding PAS domain S-box protein produces MHELSRNYLPIAICLLDASGVIHDLNSTAAELLGKSQQSLLHKTLDQFLALEDQDAFRQWFSQLGSVGMPPREFRIQRSDRPANPVQFDAGRGTAGSAEHPLYFVVMMESLTLRSALTHKSSLVFQSALLDSIGEAVIATDLPGRILYWNKAAEAIYGWKVDEVLGLNIINITTVEENKELGLEIMAALQEGKSWSGEFLVRHRDGHHFLVHVTDTCLRDRNGELSVIIGVSSDLTKRKQLEEQKRQLEAELYEQKRRMEAELYEQKLAMMDAEKVHLQEASRFKSEFIANMSHEIRTPLAVIRGYAEILAEEGNGPGASERIQSILRASRQVEILVNDILDISKIEAGKMDVELLPTDVATILNDIKDMLEIKAIERNVKLQIQLGSSVPRLIQTDPIRLKQILLNLIGNAIKFTHQGEVSIQVSMLPSAAHPLLSFRIRDTGIGMTPEQSQKIFGAYSQADPSITRKYGGTGLGLSLSLKLAKLLGGDLVLEESAPGRGSIFHLTIHAGAAMERLVIQPLKDASGSPNKKLTRPEVLLSGLRVLVAEDAADIRAIVCQILQKQRAIVIEAVNGEEAVQLVRDNSFDAVLMDLQMPVCDGFQATRRLRAEGYAVPIFALTAHAMAGERERCLAAGFSGYLTKPINFKEMISVLSQLRNISQDALQSNGR; encoded by the coding sequence GTGCATGAATTATCGCGCAATTATTTGCCGATTGCGATCTGCCTCCTGGATGCATCGGGCGTCATCCACGACCTCAACTCCACCGCTGCTGAACTTCTGGGGAAAAGTCAGCAGTCTCTGCTGCACAAGACTCTCGACCAATTTCTAGCGCTTGAAGATCAGGACGCATTCCGCCAATGGTTTTCCCAGCTGGGATCGGTCGGCATGCCTCCGCGCGAATTCAGGATTCAAAGAAGCGACCGGCCTGCGAATCCCGTCCAGTTTGATGCCGGCCGAGGCACAGCGGGCTCAGCCGAGCATCCTCTTTATTTCGTTGTCATGATGGAATCCCTGACGCTCCGATCCGCTCTGACCCACAAATCGTCGCTGGTTTTTCAATCAGCCCTGCTTGACTCGATCGGTGAAGCCGTCATCGCCACGGATCTGCCGGGGCGCATCCTTTACTGGAATAAAGCCGCGGAAGCGATTTACGGTTGGAAGGTCGACGAGGTCCTGGGCCTTAACATTATCAACATCACCACCGTCGAGGAAAACAAGGAACTCGGTCTTGAAATCATGGCAGCGCTTCAGGAGGGGAAAAGCTGGAGCGGTGAATTCCTGGTCAGACATCGCGATGGTCATCATTTCCTCGTCCATGTCACCGACACCTGCCTGCGCGATCGGAATGGTGAACTCTCCGTAATCATCGGCGTGTCGTCGGATCTGACCAAACGAAAGCAGCTGGAGGAACAGAAGAGACAGCTGGAGGCCGAGCTTTACGAACAGAAAAGACGGATGGAGGCTGAACTTTACGAACAGAAGCTCGCGATGATGGACGCCGAAAAAGTCCATCTGCAAGAGGCCAGTCGTTTCAAATCAGAATTCATTGCCAACATGAGCCATGAAATCCGCACGCCTTTGGCCGTCATCCGCGGCTATGCGGAAATCCTCGCGGAAGAGGGGAATGGTCCCGGAGCGAGTGAGCGTATTCAATCCATACTGCGGGCCAGTCGGCAGGTGGAAATCCTGGTGAATGACATCCTCGATATATCCAAGATCGAGGCCGGGAAAATGGACGTCGAGCTGCTGCCGACCGACGTCGCCACGATTTTGAACGACATCAAGGATATGCTGGAAATCAAGGCCATCGAAAGAAACGTCAAACTTCAGATCCAGCTGGGCAGCAGCGTGCCCCGGCTGATTCAGACCGACCCCATTCGCCTGAAGCAGATCCTGCTGAATCTGATCGGCAATGCGATCAAGTTTACTCATCAGGGAGAGGTGAGCATCCAGGTGAGCATGCTCCCCTCCGCTGCGCATCCGCTGCTTTCCTTCCGAATACGCGACACCGGGATCGGGATGACCCCCGAGCAGAGTCAGAAAATTTTTGGGGCCTATAGCCAGGCGGATCCCTCGATCACCCGCAAATATGGGGGCACGGGCCTTGGGCTTTCCCTGTCTTTGAAGCTGGCGAAACTCCTGGGCGGCGATCTCGTGCTTGAAGAAAGCGCGCCGGGCCGCGGCTCCATCTTTCATTTAACCATTCATGCCGGGGCGGCGATGGAACGTCTGGTGATTCAACCTTTGAAGGATGCGAGCGGCAGTCCCAACAAAAAGCTAACGCGACCTGAGGTCCTGCTTTCCGGTCTGCGGGTGCTCGTGGCCGAGGATGCGGCCGATATCAGGGCGATCGTATGCCAGATCCTGCAGAAGCAAAGGGCGATCGTGATCGAAGCGGTCAATGGCGAGGAGGCCGTGCAGCTGGTGCGGGACAATAGCTTCGATGCCGTCCTCATGGATCTGCAGATGCCGGTTTGTGATGGATTTCAGGCTACGCGCAGGCTGCGCGCCGAGGGCTACGCAGTGCCTATTTTCGCCCTGACGGCCCATGCCATGGCCGGAGAGCGCGAACGTTGCCTCGCGGCTGGATTCAGCGGTTATTTGACCAAGCCCATTAATTTCAAGGAAATGATCAGCGTCCTGAGTCAGCTGCGAAATATTTCCCAGGACGCCCTGCAATCCAATGGGCGCTGA
- a CDS encoding substrate-binding periplasmic protein translates to MSRLFMMLIMLSGVATPLQAKELRISASAYLSEPYTIYEKGVLRAGLVKDIFDELGLELGVSIHYVDLPRKRVEAGLESGEIHIAPVAHPHWLSKDFTGDWTEPLFMMRELLVMQASSTLNYQGPGDLKGLRIGTILGYHYPYVEPYFRSGATFRADVQRADQSVDMLLNRRIDAYIVHDISFRYFQKMDKRAALLRAVDLKNTGTEISWAVSKKLPVPFERLQAFIRGLKKSGRIERILKKYQPAEAGPPPLPAGKRD, encoded by the coding sequence ATGTCCCGGTTATTCATGATGCTGATCATGCTGTCAGGTGTCGCGACTCCGCTTCAGGCCAAGGAACTGCGGATTTCCGCGTCCGCCTACCTTTCCGAGCCCTACACGATCTATGAAAAAGGCGTCCTGCGGGCCGGTCTTGTGAAAGATATTTTTGATGAGCTGGGCCTTGAATTGGGCGTTAGCATTCACTATGTGGATCTGCCCCGCAAAAGGGTCGAGGCGGGGCTTGAAAGCGGCGAAATCCACATAGCTCCCGTGGCCCATCCTCATTGGCTTTCCAAGGATTTTACCGGGGATTGGACGGAACCGCTGTTCATGATGCGGGAGCTTTTGGTGATGCAGGCCAGCAGCACACTCAACTATCAGGGTCCGGGTGATCTGAAGGGCCTGCGCATCGGGACCATCCTTGGCTATCACTATCCTTATGTGGAGCCCTATTTTCGATCGGGAGCGACCTTCAGGGCGGATGTCCAAAGAGCCGATCAAAGCGTGGATATGCTTTTGAATCGACGCATTGATGCCTACATCGTGCACGATATATCGTTTCGTTATTTTCAAAAAATGGATAAGCGCGCCGCGCTCCTGCGGGCCGTCGATCTTAAGAATACGGGAACGGAAATTTCCTGGGCGGTTTCGAAGAAGCTGCCGGTTCCGTTCGAGAGGCTGCAGGCCTTTATAAGAGGGCTGAAAAAAAGCGGGCGGATCGAGCGGATCCTGAAGAAATATCAGCCGGCAGAAGCGGGTCCTCCGCCCCTGCCAGCTGGAAAAAGGGATTAG
- a CDS encoding PQQ-dependent sugar dehydrogenase gives MKHALSRLILSGLFLFPLTASAATLNIKGKTFAVNIPDGTSIESLNTEMQGPRFMAFAQNGDLLVGSKSGIVYRLKAPYQKAEEAIRFGGYPHSVAFRQTEAGEEIWLAETNGLYRALYQAGRFYTKNDFTLVEALPGGGGHNSRTVAVGPDNRVYVAYGITGNCSDEYLSPDYPFNRRRGGIMVLDESGAKPVLKPFASGLRNPIGLDWDPASGILYASNNGPDHQGFDEPKEVFVAVEDGDFFGMPWFQTVRGKITRDSCISSNPPRPISEVKSPAAFLPARSAPMAVAFPKAKDFNGRFAGQAFVAVHGSWGTPPSGSAIGDAAGRREPRIVSIRLGANAAASATENLIHGFQDERTGNRWARPVGLAFGPDGALYFTSDAGNQGLFRLKAAR, from the coding sequence ATGAAACACGCCTTATCACGCCTGATCCTGAGTGGTTTGTTCCTGTTTCCTCTCACAGCCTCTGCGGCCACCTTGAATATCAAGGGCAAAACGTTTGCAGTGAATATTCCTGACGGTACCAGCATAGAATCTTTGAACACCGAGATGCAAGGGCCACGTTTCATGGCCTTTGCTCAGAATGGTGATCTCCTGGTCGGATCCAAGTCCGGCATCGTCTATCGCCTGAAAGCACCCTATCAAAAAGCGGAAGAGGCGATCCGTTTCGGAGGCTATCCGCACAGCGTGGCTTTTAGGCAGACTGAGGCTGGCGAAGAAATATGGCTCGCAGAAACCAATGGACTTTATCGCGCGCTCTATCAAGCCGGCCGCTTCTATACCAAAAATGATTTCACTCTGGTCGAGGCCTTGCCGGGAGGTGGCGGGCATAACAGTCGCACTGTAGCGGTCGGTCCCGATAATCGCGTGTATGTAGCCTACGGCATCACCGGCAACTGCTCGGATGAATATCTCAGCCCCGACTATCCATTCAATCGCCGCCGCGGTGGAATCATGGTCCTTGATGAAAGCGGAGCCAAGCCCGTCCTCAAACCATTCGCAAGCGGTCTGCGCAATCCCATCGGCCTGGATTGGGATCCCGCTTCCGGGATCCTTTATGCCAGCAACAACGGGCCGGATCACCAGGGCTTTGATGAACCCAAGGAAGTTTTTGTGGCCGTGGAAGACGGTGATTTCTTCGGAATGCCCTGGTTTCAAACTGTTCGCGGCAAAATCACCCGTGACAGTTGTATCAGCAGCAATCCACCGCGTCCCATCAGTGAGGTGAAGAGTCCGGCCGCGTTTCTGCCCGCGCGCAGTGCGCCGATGGCTGTGGCCTTTCCCAAAGCAAAGGATTTCAATGGACGCTTCGCGGGTCAGGCCTTTGTTGCCGTGCATGGATCCTGGGGGACGCCGCCCAGTGGATCCGCCATCGGTGATGCGGCCGGACGTCGTGAACCTCGCATCGTTTCCATTCGACTGGGAGCCAATGCCGCAGCCTCGGCCACGGAAAACCTCATCCATGGTTTTCAGGATGAAAGGACCGGAAATCGCTGGGCGCGGCCTGTGGGGCTCGCCTTTGGACCTGACGGAGCGCTTTATTTTACGAGTGATGCCGGCAATCAGGGACTTTTCCGCCTGAAAGCCGCGCGCTAG
- a CDS encoding 7TM diverse intracellular signaling domain-containing protein, whose protein sequence is MHILSLLFLAFLWLLSAASPGQSLSEVEIFAEHPAATEQGMTLDQVRSQRFEPKAKDLLNFDYTSSIYWLRFNVSQGSGNSETLVLEIPTSWLDRVTLYGPGTEETLGDTLPSPQPKAFRYPTFFLKVPPGQTIPYYLRVKGEDALVLPLNLTTVPAFYENALARAYGLGAYAGLILVLTLYNFIVYVSLRDRNYLFYVLYILAMGVMQALYEGFGTQYLWHQNTWLANRMLAFGTYLPMFFALLFTLGFLEVKQRSRRMTRLLQTVFVVLLMLSMTAFLSHDYSSAIQMASLTSFLFPILLIAIGVMMLRKSSRAARFYLLAWIPLLGSVLVYVLALRGVLPANALTTNAIYYGSALESILLSLALADRMKTLIRKQSQLTAQLDAAECVQKSLIFDKADIPGLTYSSYYRSADITGGDWYGLFDDPKNKRSYILIGDVTGHGIPSALVTGAVAGAAEVAVHMIADQSRPLLDSLHAIAEELNRVVLKTGQAAGEMMTMALIVIDRESLQAAYVNCGHTHICVASKGKVKARLEPGSLLGSKDLITLGKEFRMEEGDVLFIFTDGLLENHAFRKKPIRWKSIAQILAQQSEPQVITQNISELVQKTTAGESLQDDCTFLAIRIQDARKNRAS, encoded by the coding sequence ATGCATATTCTCTCGCTCCTATTTTTGGCATTTCTTTGGCTTCTTTCGGCCGCCAGCCCGGGCCAGTCCCTGAGTGAAGTGGAGATTTTTGCCGAACATCCCGCAGCCACGGAGCAGGGGATGACTCTGGATCAGGTTCGGAGTCAAAGGTTTGAACCCAAAGCCAAGGATCTTTTGAACTTTGATTACACCAGCTCCATCTATTGGCTCCGTTTCAACGTGTCGCAGGGCTCAGGAAATTCAGAGACGCTGGTCCTTGAGATTCCCACCTCCTGGCTTGATCGGGTGACTCTCTATGGTCCAGGAACAGAAGAAACTTTGGGAGATACCCTGCCGAGCCCGCAGCCCAAGGCCTTTCGTTATCCCACTTTTTTTCTGAAGGTCCCGCCAGGTCAGACCATTCCCTATTATCTGCGCGTAAAGGGTGAAGACGCTCTGGTGCTGCCGCTGAACCTGACGACCGTGCCTGCGTTCTATGAAAACGCTCTTGCCCGCGCTTATGGTTTGGGGGCCTATGCGGGTCTGATTCTGGTTCTGACGCTCTATAATTTTATCGTCTATGTGTCCCTGCGCGATCGCAACTATCTATTCTATGTCCTCTATATCCTGGCCATGGGCGTGATGCAGGCCCTTTATGAAGGGTTTGGAACGCAGTATCTCTGGCATCAGAACACCTGGCTCGCCAACCGTATGCTGGCCTTCGGAACCTATCTGCCTATGTTTTTCGCGCTGCTTTTCACGCTGGGTTTCTTGGAAGTGAAGCAGCGCAGCCGACGCATGACGCGTCTTCTTCAGACGGTCTTCGTCGTCCTTTTGATGCTGAGCATGACAGCTTTTTTAAGCCATGATTACAGCAGCGCTATCCAGATGGCGTCGCTGACCTCATTTCTGTTCCCGATCCTTCTGATCGCGATCGGCGTGATGATGCTGCGTAAATCCTCGCGAGCCGCGCGCTTTTATCTATTGGCCTGGATTCCCCTTTTGGGATCGGTGCTGGTCTATGTCCTGGCCCTCAGGGGTGTTTTGCCCGCGAATGCCCTGACCACGAACGCCATCTATTATGGATCGGCCTTGGAATCCATCCTTCTTTCCCTGGCCCTGGCGGACCGCATGAAGACTTTGATTCGGAAGCAATCGCAGCTGACCGCTCAACTGGATGCCGCGGAATGCGTGCAAAAGTCCCTGATCTTTGACAAGGCGGATATTCCGGGCCTCACCTACTCAAGCTACTACAGGTCCGCGGATATCACCGGCGGCGACTGGTATGGCCTCTTCGATGATCCAAAAAACAAGCGTTCCTATATCCTGATCGGCGATGTCACGGGTCATGGCATTCCCTCGGCCCTTGTCACCGGGGCGGTCGCCGGTGCAGCTGAAGTTGCCGTGCATATGATCGCGGATCAGTCGCGACCTCTCCTGGATTCCCTGCATGCCATTGCCGAGGAATTGAATCGTGTTGTTTTGAAAACCGGCCAGGCGGCGGGTGAGATGATGACCATGGCCTTGATCGTCATCGATCGCGAAAGCCTGCAGGCAGCCTACGTGAACTGTGGTCACACGCATATCTGTGTCGCGTCGAAAGGCAAGGTGAAGGCCCGGCTGGAACCGGGCTCGCTCCTTGGATCCAAAGACTTGATCACCTTGGGCAAGGAATTCAGGATGGAAGAGGGCGATGTCCTTTTCATCTTTACCGATGGCCTTTTGGAGAATCACGCGTTCCGCAAAAAGCCCATCCGCTGGAAAAGCATTGCCCAAATCCTGGCTCAGCAGTCCGAACCGCAGGTGATCACGCAGAACATCAGCGAGCTCGTTCAAAAAACCACAGCAGGCGAGAGCCTTCAGGATGACTGTACCTTCCTGGCGATTCGGATTCAGGACGCTCGGAAAAATCGCGCATCCTAG
- the greA gene encoding transcription elongation factor GreA: MATETVPFTPQGYKELKAELDTLKSVERPKVIQEIADARAHGDLKENAEYHAAREKQSFIEGRITMLDDQIARANIIDFSGDQPDQVKFGAYVTITDEDSGEEKTFRIVGDLEADITRNKLSIGSPLSKALMGRRPGDTVEVTVPKGTKEYSIVRISY; the protein is encoded by the coding sequence ATGGCTACAGAAACCGTCCCCTTCACGCCCCAAGGTTACAAGGAGCTGAAGGCGGAGTTGGACACCTTGAAGTCCGTCGAGAGACCCAAGGTGATTCAAGAGATTGCTGATGCGCGGGCGCATGGTGATTTGAAAGAAAATGCTGAATATCACGCAGCACGTGAGAAGCAGAGCTTCATCGAAGGTCGCATCACCATGCTGGACGATCAGATTGCACGCGCGAATATTATCGACTTCAGTGGCGATCAGCCTGATCAGGTGAAGTTTGGTGCGTATGTGACGATCACGGATGAAGACAGCGGTGAAGAGAAAACCTTCCGCATCGTTGGCGATCTGGAAGCGGACATTACCCGCAATAAACTGTCGATTGGTTCGCCTCTCTCCAAGGCTCTGATGGGTCGCCGCCCTGGTGATACCGTTGAAGTCACTGTCCCAAAAGGCACCAAAGAGTACTCCATCGTTCGCATCTCCTACTAA
- a CDS encoding MgtC/SapB family protein — protein sequence MWEEIWEGIQAEFSDLPSIESATRLFVRLMLGAVLGGLIGYEREWRGKDAGLRTHMLVCLGTAFVVAAAEQARMPFADISRIIQGVMAGIGFVGAGAILKRTDKSKIEGLTTAAAVWFTATIGIVVGMGREASAVIGTVFALSVLALIPESKRSS from the coding sequence ATGTGGGAAGAAATCTGGGAAGGAATTCAGGCGGAATTTTCGGATCTGCCCAGCATCGAAAGCGCCACGCGCCTTTTCGTACGCCTTATGCTCGGGGCTGTCCTGGGCGGACTCATCGGGTATGAAAGGGAATGGCGAGGCAAGGATGCGGGTCTCAGGACCCATATGCTCGTCTGTTTGGGCACAGCCTTTGTCGTGGCGGCTGCCGAGCAGGCACGCATGCCTTTCGCCGATATCAGCCGCATCATTCAGGGCGTCATGGCCGGCATCGGTTTTGTCGGGGCGGGTGCCATCCTCAAACGCACCGATAAGAGCAAGATCGAAGGCCTCACAACGGCAGCCGCTGTCTGGTTTACCGCCACCATTGGAATTGTCGTGGGGATGGGAAGGGAAGCCAGCGCGGTGATTGGAACTGTCTTCGCCTTGAGTGTATTGGCCCTTATTCCTGAGTCGAAGCGTTCGTCCTAA
- a CDS encoding HAD family hydrolase — protein MGQNLKNLVSEKEAVLFDVDGTLVNSNELHASAWAEVLERFGHDVTAEQVWPLIGKGGDKLLPELTGIAADSDEGQRIAEARTKIFMEHYAPRIKAFPKVRELLQCLVAQKKKIIIATSASKDELQAILQSAGLQDCFPDMTAADDADRSKPDPDIIQAALKKLGVSAANAVMIGDTPYDIEAAQKAGVSIIAVRSGGWSDEDFEGATAVCEGAEEMLTELTRAPNSSALQPSPQHDEAAPL, from the coding sequence ATGGGTCAGAACTTAAAGAATTTAGTGTCCGAGAAAGAGGCCGTGCTTTTTGATGTGGATGGCACCCTGGTCAATAGTAACGAGCTGCATGCCAGTGCCTGGGCCGAAGTGCTGGAGCGTTTCGGGCATGATGTCACCGCTGAGCAGGTATGGCCGTTGATCGGCAAGGGTGGGGACAAGCTGCTGCCCGAGCTGACCGGCATTGCCGCCGACAGTGACGAGGGGCAGCGCATCGCGGAGGCGCGCACGAAAATTTTCATGGAGCATTATGCCCCGCGCATCAAAGCCTTTCCCAAGGTGCGCGAGCTGCTTCAGTGCCTCGTGGCGCAGAAAAAGAAAATCATCATCGCCACCTCGGCCAGCAAAGACGAACTTCAGGCGATTCTTCAGAGCGCGGGACTGCAGGATTGTTTTCCGGATATGACCGCGGCGGATGATGCGGATCGTTCCAAACCCGATCCTGATATTATTCAGGCAGCTCTGAAAAAACTGGGAGTCAGTGCCGCCAATGCCGTCATGATCGGGGATACGCCCTATGATATCGAAGCCGCGCAGAAGGCCGGAGTCAGCATCATCGCTGTACGCTCCGGCGGCTGGTCAGATGAAGATTTTGAAGGAGCGACGGCGGTCTGTGAGGGGGCCGAGGAAATGCTCACCGAACTGACCCGCGCACCGAACAGTTCAGCCCTGCAGCCCAGCCCGCAGCATGATGAGGCCGCTCCGCTCTGA